A genomic stretch from Caldalkalibacillus salinus includes:
- a CDS encoding carbohydrate ABC transporter permease: MEKVMSNKFIIALYILPALLLVLTLIYVPIALTGYYGLMEWDGIGDMSFVGLENYMALLQDKNFWNSASHSFLLALFSTLSLAGYLVIALILASKIKGAHFLRKIYLIPMLLSSVAIAQLWLKIYHPSNGVVNSLLSSIGIQNPPAWLAEPQLVLYAIFVPILWQYAGFYILIYYAALKNIPSSFIEAAKIDGANPLQIAYKIKLPLISGVIKVTIVLAIVGSLKYFDLIYVMTGGGPNGASEVMASYMYQKAFGSYEFGYGSAVGFYLLLICLFVTWLIRKLTVTREDVQY, translated from the coding sequence ATGGAAAAAGTCATGTCAAATAAGTTTATTATTGCGCTGTATATACTCCCCGCCCTGTTGCTAGTGCTGACACTGATTTATGTCCCGATCGCCTTAACGGGTTACTATGGGCTAATGGAATGGGACGGCATCGGTGACATGTCTTTTGTTGGATTAGAGAACTACATGGCGTTGTTACAGGATAAGAACTTCTGGAATAGCGCCTCCCATTCTTTTTTACTCGCTCTTTTTTCAACACTCAGTTTAGCAGGCTACCTTGTAATCGCACTCATCTTAGCAAGTAAAATCAAAGGTGCTCATTTTCTAAGAAAAATTTACCTCATCCCTATGCTACTCTCTTCCGTCGCGATTGCTCAGCTGTGGCTGAAAATCTATCATCCATCCAATGGTGTTGTGAACAGCTTACTATCGTCAATCGGGATACAAAATCCACCGGCTTGGCTCGCAGAACCACAGCTCGTATTGTACGCCATATTTGTTCCTATCCTGTGGCAGTACGCTGGTTTTTATATTCTGATTTACTACGCTGCTCTGAAAAACATCCCCTCCTCATTTATCGAGGCGGCAAAGATCGATGGTGCTAACCCTTTACAGATAGCGTACAAGATAAAGCTTCCGCTTATTTCCGGCGTCATCAAGGTTACTATCGTACTGGCTATTGTGGGTTCTTTGAAGTATTTTGACCTCATTTATGTCATGACGGGCGGGGGACCAAACGGTGCGAGTGAGGTCATGGCTTCATATATGTATCAAAAAGCGTTCGGGAGTTATGAGTTTGGTTACGGTAGTGCGGTCGGTTTTTATTTGCTATTGATTTGCCTCTTCGTGACTTGGCTAATACGTAAGCTTACGGTGACCAGAGAAGATGTGCAGTACTAA
- a CDS encoding carbohydrate ABC transporter permease, with protein MNVGTDQRTTHSPISSQFQSRKRLSERIGYACLYVILGALAFLQLYPLVWLFFFSLKDNQEVFNQSPFSLPLDPKWENYARVWTEGNIALYFFNSVWITVISVMLTVFLASTVTFAITRMRWKWSRFVLGLFMVGLMIPVHSTLIPLFSFYLKIGLIDHPLSVILTYTAFNLPLTIMILLGFYATLPREVEEAAVMDGCSVHRIFFQVTLPMSLPVISTTVIINMIYNWNEFVFINTFISSDRYKTLTLGIQNFVGQYMTEWGAIGATLMISIIPILIAFLLLSDRIVEGITAGSVKG; from the coding sequence ATGAATGTTGGAACTGATCAACGAACCACACATAGTCCCATATCATCTCAATTTCAATCTCGTAAGCGTTTATCAGAACGTATCGGCTACGCCTGTCTCTATGTCATTTTAGGAGCACTGGCCTTTTTACAGCTGTATCCGTTGGTGTGGTTATTCTTCTTCTCTCTTAAGGATAATCAGGAAGTCTTTAATCAATCCCCATTCTCCTTACCCTTAGACCCTAAGTGGGAAAATTATGCGAGAGTATGGACAGAAGGAAATATAGCCCTATATTTCTTTAATAGTGTGTGGATCACAGTGATATCCGTCATGTTGACCGTGTTTCTAGCGAGCACTGTGACCTTCGCTATTACACGTATGCGTTGGAAATGGAGTCGATTCGTCTTAGGTTTGTTTATGGTGGGATTGATGATTCCCGTTCACTCAACATTGATACCTTTGTTCAGCTTTTACTTGAAAATCGGCCTCATCGATCATCCTTTATCCGTTATTTTGACCTATACGGCTTTTAATCTTCCATTGACAATCATGATCTTACTGGGCTTCTACGCGACATTACCTCGGGAAGTAGAAGAAGCGGCCGTGATGGATGGATGTTCTGTGCACCGTATTTTTTTTCAGGTCACACTTCCGATGTCCTTACCCGTGATTTCAACAACCGTGATTATAAACATGATCTACAACTGGAATGAATTTGTTTTCATTAATACCTTTATTAGTTCTGATCGTTATAAAACGCTCACGCTTGGTATACAAAATTTTGTCGGTCAGTACATGACCGAATGGGGAGCAATAGGGGCGACACTCATGATCAGTATTATTCCTATTCTGATCGCCTTTCTTTTATTGAGTGATCGTATTGTCGAAGGTATTACGGCCGGTTCAGTTAAAGGCTAA
- a CDS encoding glycoside hydrolase family 52 protein: MKNIFFNAHHAPIGAYASFTLGFPGSGGGLDLELGRSPRKSVFIGVESAEKQGHYDALPFFDAGDDESKRYDIENPDPEPDKPKIVRPFTEEEVHRDFQLGSDTWKAGDLTFTLYSQVSSVPDPSMAEDEEMKLTLLPAITAELTIDNTEGQHHRRAFFGYEGSDPYSAMRRLDDTCPGLAGIGQGRMTAIVSADADVRSAMHFSLENILTTPLEENWTFGLGPVGALIMDVPPGEKRTYQFAVCFYRQGYVTTGLDATYYYTRFFKDIEEVAKYALSHYQDLLTRSGEANQLVTDAKHLNSDQRFMLAHSIRSYYGCTQLLDLDGEPFWVVNEGEYRMMNTFDLTVDQLFYELHMNPWTVKNELEMFVQRYSYEDKVRFPDEDKTYPGGISFTHDMGVANMISRPHFSSYELYGLDGCFSHMTHEQLVNWILTASVYVEQTGDKEWLAKRLDIFERCFESMLNRDHPHPDKRNGIMGLDSTRVMGGAEITTYDSLDESLGQARNNIYLAGKCWASYVALEKIFTDQGKKHLAQQAGEQAERCAATIVDAVTREGYIPAVLENNNDSKIIPAIEGLVFPYFTNCTEALDPQGRFGAYIQALNKHFNTVLVEGLCLFEDGGWKLSSTSQNSWLSKIYLCQFIARQILGVEWDEKGEKADAAHVSWLTHPTLSIWSWSDQIIAGEISGSKYYPRGVTSVLWLLENQTERSLVQGKGKADVRI; encoded by the coding sequence ATGAAAAATATTTTCTTTAATGCACATCATGCCCCTATCGGAGCCTACGCGAGCTTTACACTTGGGTTTCCGGGTAGTGGCGGCGGTCTTGACCTAGAGTTGGGACGCTCACCGCGTAAAAGTGTTTTTATTGGTGTAGAGTCAGCCGAGAAGCAGGGACACTATGACGCTTTACCTTTTTTTGATGCGGGGGATGATGAAAGTAAACGCTACGACATTGAGAATCCAGATCCAGAGCCTGATAAACCCAAAATCGTTCGACCATTTACCGAGGAAGAAGTACACAGAGACTTTCAACTTGGCTCCGATACGTGGAAGGCGGGGGACTTGACCTTTACCCTTTATTCACAGGTCTCCTCAGTCCCAGATCCTTCAATGGCAGAAGATGAAGAAATGAAACTCACACTGTTACCAGCTATAACGGCCGAACTGACGATTGATAACACGGAAGGACAGCACCATCGTCGGGCATTTTTCGGCTATGAAGGAAGTGATCCTTATAGTGCCATGCGTCGCTTAGACGACACTTGTCCCGGTCTAGCCGGAATCGGTCAAGGCCGAATGACGGCAATTGTGTCTGCGGATGCAGATGTAAGGTCAGCGATGCACTTTAGTTTAGAGAATATTTTAACCACCCCCTTAGAGGAGAACTGGACATTTGGTTTGGGACCCGTCGGGGCTCTCATCATGGACGTACCGCCCGGGGAAAAAAGAACGTATCAGTTTGCAGTGTGTTTTTATCGCCAAGGTTACGTGACAACGGGTTTAGATGCCACGTATTACTACACCCGATTTTTTAAAGACATAGAAGAGGTTGCGAAGTACGCTTTATCACACTATCAAGACCTCTTGACACGCAGTGGCGAGGCTAACCAACTTGTTACAGATGCAAAACACTTAAACTCTGATCAACGGTTTATGCTCGCCCATAGTATACGGAGTTATTATGGCTGTACCCAACTACTCGACCTTGACGGGGAGCCTTTTTGGGTCGTCAATGAAGGCGAATACCGCATGATGAATACGTTTGATCTGACGGTTGACCAACTCTTCTATGAGCTTCATATGAATCCATGGACTGTTAAGAATGAATTAGAGATGTTTGTTCAGAGATATAGTTATGAGGATAAGGTCCGCTTTCCTGATGAGGATAAAACATACCCAGGGGGCATCAGTTTTACTCATGATATGGGTGTGGCCAATATGATATCCCGACCCCATTTCTCTTCATATGAGCTGTACGGTTTAGATGGATGTTTTTCCCATATGACTCACGAACAACTCGTGAATTGGATTCTGACGGCGAGTGTGTACGTCGAACAAACGGGGGACAAAGAGTGGTTGGCGAAGCGTTTGGACATCTTTGAGCGTTGTTTTGAGAGTATGCTAAACCGAGACCATCCACACCCTGACAAACGGAACGGTATAATGGGATTAGATTCAACGAGAGTGATGGGCGGCGCTGAAATCACAACATACGATAGCCTTGATGAGTCATTAGGGCAAGCGAGGAACAATATTTACTTGGCGGGAAAATGTTGGGCCTCATACGTTGCTTTAGAGAAAATATTCACGGACCAGGGGAAAAAGCACTTAGCTCAACAAGCTGGAGAACAAGCGGAACGCTGTGCAGCCACCATCGTTGACGCCGTTACCCGTGAAGGTTATATTCCAGCCGTTTTAGAAAATAACAATGACTCTAAAATCATTCCAGCTATAGAAGGTCTCGTTTTTCCTTACTTCACCAATTGTACAGAAGCGTTAGATCCTCAAGGCCGTTTTGGCGCTTATATCCAAGCGCTGAATAAACACTTCAATACCGTTTTAGTAGAGGGCTTGTGCTTGTTTGAAGACGGAGGATGGAAGTTATCCTCTACGAGTCAAAACTCTTGGTTGAGTAAAATTTACTTATGCCAATTTATAGCGCGACAGATTCTTGGAGTAGAGTGGGATGAAAAGGGTGAAAAAGCCGATGCCGCACATGTGTCCTGGTTAACGCATCCAACGCTCTCTATTTGGAGCTGGAGCGATCAGATCATCGCAGGGGAGATTAGCGGTAGTAAGTACTATCCCCGTGGGGTGACCAGCGTGCTCTGGTTATTGGAAAACCAGACTGAACGCTCACTTGTGCAGGGGAAAGGTAAGGCTGATGTCCGAATTTAG
- a CDS encoding aromatic acid exporter family protein produces the protein MKIGIRTLKTALGAGVAIWMAVILNLDNATSAGIITILCIERTKLRSIRVSIDRIIACIMGMLVSGLMFELFGYHPAVFALYILGFIPLLVQFRLQNGFITSTVIVLHIFAYGDFSLALFSNELAIILIGIGMALLLNVYIPSLEHKLIHYQEAIEGKIKVILYEYAVSLERADHDWNGKELLELEALLEEAQALTLQDVENTFLRKEHEYVPYFNMRDKQFEILKRMLPIIAQIKGDIPQRDLFASFMYDMSAEVTSENNADAMLNRLEQKRAMMKALPLPATRAEFESRAELFHLMNEIELYLKLKNRYLND, from the coding sequence ATGAAAATCGGCATTAGAACGTTAAAGACAGCACTTGGTGCTGGTGTGGCCATATGGATGGCGGTCATATTGAACCTCGACAATGCCACATCAGCTGGCATTATCACCATTTTATGTATTGAACGTACCAAATTGCGCTCTATCAGGGTATCTATTGACCGCATCATTGCCTGCATAATGGGGATGTTGGTCAGTGGCCTGATGTTTGAGTTGTTCGGTTATCACCCCGCCGTATTCGCCTTGTATATCTTAGGTTTCATTCCTTTGTTGGTACAATTTAGATTACAAAACGGATTTATTACTAGCACGGTGATTGTATTACACATTTTTGCTTATGGAGATTTCAGCTTAGCTCTATTCAGTAATGAGCTCGCTATCATTCTGATTGGTATCGGCATGGCCTTGTTATTAAATGTGTATATTCCTAGCCTAGAGCATAAACTGATACACTATCAGGAAGCAATTGAAGGTAAGATCAAGGTGATTCTATACGAATACGCTGTTTCTTTAGAAAGAGCAGATCACGATTGGAACGGTAAGGAGTTGTTAGAATTAGAGGCGCTATTAGAGGAAGCTCAAGCCTTGACGTTACAGGATGTGGAAAATACGTTTTTACGCAAGGAACACGAATACGTGCCATACTTCAATATGCGGGACAAGCAATTCGAAATACTAAAACGTATGTTACCGATCATTGCACAGATCAAGGGTGATATTCCCCAAAGAGACCTATTTGCTTCATTTATGTACGATATGAGTGCAGAAGTGACCTCTGAAAACAATGCCGACGCAATGTTAAACAGACTAGAACAAAAACGAGCGATGATGAAAGCACTCCCCCTCCCTGCCACGAGAGCGGAGTTTGAATCCCGTGCGGAGCTTTTTCACCTTATGAATGAAATCGAATTATACTTGAAGCTTAAAAACAGGTACCTTAACGATTAA
- a CDS encoding cation:proton antiporter family protein, which yields MEEQSILSLMIVVTIAFMVPILLHRLKLDFIPVVVAEIIAGIIIGKSGFNIISEDPWLDLLSLLGLIFLMFLSGVEIDFRALRSSGGNGKQDKNKAYNPFVASTAVFIGIFILGFVLSLGLQAFGLIDNPFLMTLIISTISLGVVLPVLKERKLTETAYGQTILLIAIISDVATMVLLAGYIMYVDQNTMKLFFIILLFILVFVSYRFILYYFKFKIFEHLSSGTVQLGTRGVFALILVFVVVSESMGVKSILGAFLAGVIVSLLAPSKGFMRQLDSFGYGFFIPIFFVMVGVEIDLWSLFADASMFVLIPVLFVMLYVSKMIPILYLRKWFSFHETIGAGVLLTSTLSLVVAAAAIALEMGLISENMNGALVLVAVMTCLLSPVVFNRWVPKTEEKPTRVTIIGANKLTLPVSIDFEQDGYDVKLFGRAQSKVALTVTAEQVDFPLIELDSITEQKLEEYDAFDTDFLILGTSYDELNIQLAHYAREKGIKNIIIHVEEPKHHAALTKEGYTVFSTLFASRTLLKTLVLQPKVGRLTSQHHNWVREIVVTNMNYNDLPIRRLPFVGDALILYIIRDETYLVPDGDTPLKVGDRLLISGQKDNVKRMRKELEA from the coding sequence ATGGAAGAACAATCAATACTCTCACTGATGATAGTGGTCACCATTGCTTTTATGGTGCCGATCCTTTTACACCGTCTAAAGTTAGATTTCATTCCCGTTGTCGTAGCAGAGATTATCGCAGGAATTATTATTGGTAAAAGCGGCTTCAATATCATCTCTGAAGACCCATGGCTCGATTTACTTTCATTACTTGGACTCATCTTTCTGATGTTTTTAAGTGGGGTTGAGATTGATTTCCGTGCCCTACGTTCGTCTGGAGGTAACGGAAAACAGGATAAAAATAAAGCCTACAATCCCTTTGTCGCAAGTACAGCTGTCTTCATTGGGATATTCATTTTAGGGTTCGTGTTATCCTTGGGACTGCAAGCCTTTGGATTAATTGATAATCCATTTTTGATGACACTGATCATTTCAACTATTTCGTTAGGTGTTGTCCTACCTGTACTGAAGGAACGTAAACTGACAGAAACGGCTTACGGGCAAACGATATTGCTCATTGCCATTATTTCTGACGTTGCCACGATGGTACTACTTGCAGGCTATATCATGTACGTGGATCAGAACACGATGAAGCTATTCTTCATCATTTTACTGTTTATACTCGTGTTTGTTAGCTATAGATTTATTTTATATTACTTCAAGTTTAAAATTTTTGAACACCTTTCTAGTGGCACTGTGCAACTAGGAACAAGAGGTGTTTTTGCACTGATACTCGTCTTTGTCGTCGTATCAGAATCGATGGGGGTCAAAAGCATACTCGGGGCCTTCTTGGCAGGTGTCATCGTCTCACTCTTGGCACCTAGTAAGGGCTTCATGCGACAGCTTGACTCCTTTGGATACGGTTTTTTTATACCCATCTTCTTCGTCATGGTTGGGGTCGAGATTGATCTGTGGTCACTATTTGCAGACGCTAGTATGTTTGTGCTGATACCCGTTCTATTTGTTATGCTGTACGTGTCTAAAATGATACCGATCCTTTACTTGCGTAAGTGGTTTTCATTCCATGAAACCATAGGGGCAGGGGTGCTACTCACATCCACTCTTAGCTTAGTGGTTGCCGCTGCTGCCATCGCCTTAGAAATGGGTCTCATTAGTGAGAATATGAACGGTGCACTTGTCCTTGTCGCTGTGATGACCTGTTTACTATCCCCAGTTGTCTTTAATCGCTGGGTGCCTAAAACGGAAGAAAAACCAACCCGTGTCACAATTATTGGAGCTAATAAACTGACGCTACCGGTGTCCATTGATTTCGAACAGGATGGCTATGATGTCAAACTGTTTGGTCGGGCACAAAGTAAAGTGGCATTAACCGTAACGGCAGAGCAAGTTGACTTCCCGTTAATTGAGCTTGATAGTATTACGGAACAGAAGCTGGAAGAGTATGATGCGTTTGACACAGACTTTCTTATTCTAGGCACGAGCTATGATGAATTGAATATTCAATTGGCTCACTATGCACGCGAGAAAGGGATTAAGAACATTATTATTCATGTAGAGGAGCCTAAGCATCATGCAGCCTTGACCAAGGAAGGTTACACAGTCTTCTCTACTCTGTTTGCTTCGCGGACGTTGTTAAAAACATTGGTCTTACAACCAAAAGTTGGCCGGCTAACGTCACAGCATCATAACTGGGTCAGAGAGATTGTGGTGACCAACATGAACTACAACGACTTACCTATACGCCGCTTGCCTTTTGTGGGAGATGCTTTAATTTTATATATTATACGGGATGAAACGTACCTGGTTCCAGACGGTGACACACCTTTGAAAGTTGGGGATCGATTACTCATTAGTGGACAGAAAGACAATGTGAAAAGAATGAGGAAAGAGTTAGAAGCTTAA
- a CDS encoding DUF116 domain-containing protein, with protein sequence MGDHNKAERPQLDRPRKLGGDYEGWDGNLEENNGDLDTSPWLFLSLSALTVLAIFISVFVFLYMIQPRLEGIHPYMYSTVKWAFVLLSVTVIGGYMCIMLTVQTEKPFAFFLKRKEVANNPLVPVTFMIGKRLGFSKDRLKNSLLKISNAVNRSLYPKVHPDDLLILVPRCLSQIMRKELKDLTERYGVKFHTASGGNKARELLVTEQPRAVIGVACERDLFSGMQDVDGQMPVLTIANKRPDGPCFNTYINLQEMEEAISFFLGHEQTVPDHLKSLEPS encoded by the coding sequence TTGGGAGATCACAACAAAGCTGAGCGCCCTCAGTTGGACCGTCCCCGTAAGTTGGGTGGAGATTATGAAGGCTGGGACGGTAATTTAGAAGAAAATAACGGAGACCTAGACACCAGCCCATGGCTATTTCTAAGCTTAAGTGCACTTACAGTCCTAGCTATTTTCATCTCTGTGTTTGTTTTTCTCTACATGATTCAACCTCGTCTTGAGGGGATCCATCCTTACATGTACAGTACTGTGAAATGGGCTTTTGTCCTTCTCAGCGTAACTGTCATTGGCGGTTATATGTGCATCATGCTCACGGTACAGACCGAAAAACCGTTCGCCTTTTTTCTCAAACGTAAAGAAGTGGCCAATAATCCATTGGTTCCAGTCACTTTTATGATCGGGAAACGGTTGGGTTTTTCTAAGGATCGCTTGAAAAATTCTTTACTAAAGATATCCAATGCAGTCAACCGTTCTTTATATCCCAAGGTCCACCCAGATGATTTATTAATTCTTGTACCTAGATGCTTGTCACAAATCATGCGCAAAGAATTAAAGGACCTCACAGAACGCTATGGTGTTAAGTTTCATACGGCGAGTGGAGGAAATAAAGCAAGGGAACTGTTGGTGACTGAACAACCGAGAGCGGTTATCGGTGTGGCTTGTGAACGTGATTTATTTTCGGGGATGCAGGATGTGGATGGACAAATGCCAGTGCTGACCATTGCAAATAAGAGACCGGACGGCCCATGCTTTAATACCTATATTAATCTACAAGAGATGGAAGAGGCTATTAGCTTCTTTTTAGGGCATGAACAAACGGTACCGGACCACTTAAAAAGCTTGGAGCCATCATAG
- a CDS encoding acyl-CoA thioesterase, whose translation MEKERQIVESKTCKESRCVKTSHVFPNDTNNHDTLFGGKLMSYIDDIASISAMRHCRQQVVTASMDSVDFLHPIKPTDSVCLESFVTYTGKSSMEVFVKVIAENLITAERQIAATSFLTFVALDENKKTIPVPKVVPETEEEKKLHETAPQRAEIRKQRREESRLLADFLTIRKPWE comes from the coding sequence ATGGAAAAGGAGCGTCAAATAGTGGAGAGTAAAACATGCAAAGAGTCAAGATGTGTGAAGACAAGTCATGTATTTCCAAACGATACGAATAATCATGACACGTTATTCGGAGGGAAATTAATGTCCTACATAGACGATATTGCGTCTATATCGGCGATGAGACACTGCCGGCAGCAGGTGGTCACCGCATCCATGGATTCTGTAGACTTCCTTCATCCGATCAAACCGACCGACTCCGTCTGTCTCGAATCTTTCGTGACCTATACAGGAAAAAGTTCCATGGAGGTTTTTGTGAAGGTCATAGCAGAAAATCTCATCACAGCGGAACGTCAAATTGCTGCGACGTCATTTTTGACCTTTGTTGCCCTTGATGAAAATAAAAAGACCATTCCGGTTCCCAAGGTGGTCCCTGAGACGGAAGAAGAAAAGAAGTTACATGAAACGGCTCCCCAACGAGCAGAGATACGTAAACAACGTCGAGAAGAGAGTCGTCTACTTGCAGACTTCCTGACTATCAGAAAGCCTTGGGAGTGA
- a CDS encoding ribonucleoside-diphosphate reductase subunit alpha: protein MSVTLTYAKESLIPEALQTFIAFSCQSLTQEHIERICTDIQKECAGNLSTTEAMAAITQSTLEKTSVEEPFWQYVAARMLRYQLYLEASHQRGYELEKEADKISGYGSLVSLVEHLVGEGRYGRYLMDYYTREEIAELERSIKPERDDLFNYVGLKLLADRYLTKNKQDKVEELPQERFMTVAMHLAMKENDKVYYAQQFYEVLSQHEVMVATPTLNNAAKPFHQLSSCFIDTVDDNLWSIYQTDQSFAQVSKHGGGQGIYVGKIRARGSSIRGHDNKSGGVIPWIKNYNNTALAVDQLGVRKGAAAIYLDVWHADILDFLNIKTNNGDDRLKAHDIFPGVCIPDCFMEAVEQREDWYLFDPHEIREVMGFSLEDFYDDEEDKAFSERYAACVKNPDLKKKKVPAIDIMKKIMSSAFETGTPFVFYRDTVNKANPNKHQGMIYSSNLCTEIMQNMSPTELISEELEDGVIVTKTKPGDFVVCNLSSINLGKMKTKEDLARVIPIQVRMLDNVIDLNFYPLKQAEKTNQRYRAIGLGIMGYHHFLVNHEVTWESEAHMALIDEWLEEVAYQTIDASMSLAKEKGSYPLFEGSEWQDGTYFERRQYHSQRWQDLKEKVQQHGVRNAWLMATAPTSSISLITGTTAGIDPIYRKFFMEEKRGAFIPQTAPDLTEQNQWYYKEAHHIDQQWSIKAAGVRQRHIDQAQSFNIYITPDIKAKAFLELYVQAWKQQMKTIYYVRSLSTEIEECVSCAT, encoded by the coding sequence ATGTCAGTGACCCTTACATACGCCAAAGAGAGCTTGATACCTGAAGCCTTACAAACATTTATTGCCTTTAGTTGTCAGTCACTCACCCAAGAACACATAGAGCGAATTTGCACAGATATCCAGAAAGAGTGTGCGGGTAACCTGTCCACAACGGAGGCGATGGCAGCGATCACTCAAAGCACGCTTGAAAAAACATCTGTCGAGGAACCATTCTGGCAATACGTGGCTGCCAGAATGCTAAGGTATCAATTGTATCTTGAGGCAAGTCACCAACGTGGTTACGAGTTAGAGAAAGAGGCCGATAAGATATCGGGCTATGGTTCACTCGTATCTTTAGTCGAACATTTAGTGGGCGAAGGCAGATACGGGCGTTACCTCATGGACTATTACACGAGGGAGGAAATAGCCGAACTCGAAAGGAGTATCAAACCTGAGAGAGATGATTTATTCAACTACGTAGGGCTAAAATTACTAGCTGATCGTTATCTGACAAAAAACAAGCAGGATAAGGTAGAGGAACTGCCACAGGAACGGTTCATGACGGTTGCCATGCACTTAGCTATGAAGGAAAACGATAAAGTCTACTATGCCCAACAATTTTATGAGGTATTATCCCAACATGAAGTGATGGTAGCTACACCGACTTTGAATAACGCAGCTAAACCGTTCCACCAGTTATCCAGTTGCTTTATTGACACAGTAGACGATAATTTGTGGAGCATTTATCAAACGGACCAATCCTTTGCCCAGGTGAGCAAACATGGAGGCGGACAAGGCATCTATGTGGGCAAAATCCGAGCGAGGGGTTCATCTATTAGAGGCCATGATAATAAGAGTGGGGGTGTCATCCCTTGGATTAAAAACTACAATAACACCGCATTGGCGGTCGATCAGCTCGGTGTGAGAAAAGGGGCAGCGGCTATCTATCTAGACGTTTGGCATGCTGATATACTAGACTTTCTCAATATTAAGACCAATAACGGAGATGACCGTTTAAAGGCCCATGATATTTTTCCAGGGGTTTGCATTCCAGATTGTTTCATGGAAGCGGTGGAACAACGAGAGGATTGGTATTTATTCGATCCTCATGAGATACGTGAGGTCATGGGCTTCTCTTTAGAGGATTTTTATGACGATGAAGAGGATAAAGCCTTCTCTGAGCGTTATGCCGCATGTGTTAAAAACCCAGATTTGAAGAAGAAAAAGGTTCCTGCCATTGACATTATGAAAAAAATCATGTCTAGCGCATTTGAAACAGGAACGCCATTCGTCTTTTACAGAGATACAGTCAACAAGGCTAATCCCAATAAACACCAAGGGATGATCTATAGCAGTAATTTATGTACAGAAATTATGCAGAATATGAGTCCGACTGAGTTGATTTCTGAAGAATTAGAGGACGGTGTCATCGTGACTAAAACGAAGCCTGGAGATTTTGTCGTTTGTAATCTGTCCTCGATTAACTTAGGAAAAATGAAAACGAAGGAAGACCTGGCACGTGTGATCCCCATTCAAGTGAGGATGCTAGATAACGTAATTGACTTGAACTTCTATCCTCTTAAGCAGGCAGAGAAAACGAACCAACGTTACCGAGCGATCGGTTTAGGTATCATGGGCTATCATCATTTTCTCGTGAACCATGAAGTGACATGGGAGTCCGAAGCGCATATGGCCTTGATAGACGAATGGTTGGAAGAAGTGGCTTATCAAACCATAGACGCCTCTATGTCACTAGCCAAAGAGAAAGGAAGCTACCCGCTGTTTGAAGGATCTGAATGGCAGGACGGCACGTACTTTGAGCGTCGACAGTACCACTCTCAACGCTGGCAGGATCTCAAAGAAAAGGTACAGCAACATGGTGTCCGAAATGCCTGGCTGATGGCGACGGCACCTACGAGCTCAATCTCGCTTATCACTGGAACAACGGCGGGTATCGATCCTATTTATCGAAAGTTTTTTATGGAGGAGAAGAGAGGCGCGTTCATTCCCCAAACCGCACCAGATTTGACAGAGCAGAACCAATGGTATTACAAAGAAGCGCATCATATTGACCAGCAATGGAGCATTAAGGCCGCTGGGGTACGCCAAAGACATATCGATCAAGCACAAAGCTTTAACATCTATATTACACCAGATATTAAGGCCAAGGCTTTCTTAGAGCTTTACGTACAAGCATGGAAACAACAAATGAAAACCATCTATTATGTTCGTAGTTTAAGCACTGAGATAGAAGAGTGCGTCTCTTGTGCCACGTAA